From Synoicihabitans lomoniglobus, the proteins below share one genomic window:
- a CDS encoding HD domain-containing protein encodes MDPVSPTAERLQRQFAFIVEVDKLKEIFRQTLLINSRRRENDAEHSWHLCLLVLVLTEHANSAHLDMLRVLKMLILHDIVEIDAGDTFAYDTAGMQNQHEREAVAADRLFGLLPPDQTAEFRALWDEFEARTTPEAKFAAACDRIQPMLLNINTEGASWRKHGITHDQVVARNCHIADGSTTLWEHMAAILDEAVKDGLLTPAVES; translated from the coding sequence ATGGACCCTGTTTCCCCGACCGCCGAACGCCTGCAGCGTCAATTCGCCTTCATTGTCGAAGTCGACAAATTGAAGGAAATCTTTCGCCAGACGTTACTTATCAATAGTCGACGGCGCGAAAACGACGCCGAACACTCCTGGCATCTCTGCCTGCTCGTGCTGGTGCTCACCGAGCACGCCAACTCCGCTCACTTGGACATGCTGCGCGTGCTGAAGATGCTCATCCTCCACGATATCGTGGAAATCGATGCCGGTGATACCTTCGCCTACGACACGGCGGGCATGCAAAATCAACACGAGCGCGAGGCCGTGGCCGCCGATCGGCTCTTTGGTCTGTTGCCACCCGATCAAACCGCGGAGTTCCGCGCACTCTGGGATGAGTTTGAAGCCCGCACCACCCCCGAGGCCAAATTTGCCGCCGCGTGCGACCGCATTCAGCCCATGCTGCTCAACATCAATACCGAGGGTGCCTCTTGGCGAAAGCACGGCATCACCCACGATCAAGTGGTCGCTCGCAATTGCCACATCGCGGACGGCTCCACCACCTTGTGGGAACACATGG